One genomic region from Nostoc sphaeroides encodes:
- a CDS encoding nitrogen fixation protein translates to MKDIAVDKTTLCPSARPEAEDSVVFGIISGTVAEPCVTYLKQPLPITDELIAKASPITPAEIFRTAAPCATKGCQHFDGQDCRLAMRIVEKLPPVAEELPPCSIRRDCRWWLQEGKAACMRCPQVITDNYNASEIAVEVATSAVG, encoded by the coding sequence ATGAAAGATATTGCTGTGGATAAAACTACACTTTGCCCCAGTGCTAGACCAGAAGCTGAGGATAGTGTGGTTTTCGGAATCATCAGTGGAACAGTTGCAGAACCCTGTGTAACTTATCTTAAACAGCCCTTGCCTATTACGGATGAACTAATAGCAAAAGCAAGTCCAATTACACCTGCCGAAATTTTTCGGACGGCAGCACCTTGTGCTACTAAAGGTTGTCAGCATTTTGATGGACAAGATTGCCGTCTAGCAATGCGAATTGTAGAAAAGTTACCGCCAGTAGCAGAAGAACTACCACCCTGTTCCATCCGCCGAGATTGTCGGTGGTGGCTGCAAGAAGGCAAGGCAGCTTGTATGCGTTGTCCGCAAGTTATTACAGATAACTACAACGCATCTGAAATAGCAGTTGAGGTGGCAACATCGGCTGTTGGTTAA